Below is a genomic region from Sphaeramia orbicularis chromosome 6, fSphaOr1.1, whole genome shotgun sequence.
AGGCGATTGATCCAGATGACTTTTACATTGATGACTTTGACATTGATGACTTTAATGACTCAGATATTCCTGATTATTTTGATGAACCCACAACCTCATCTGtatcacaacaaaacacaacccCTGGGGCTACAACAGTGAAAGGGGGAGCAAGCAAGTCTCTATGGGAGAAGAAACCAGCCACACCTGCTCCTGCACGAAAGCCTGCACAGATCTCCTCTCCTGGTAAGTCACAAgcatgtgaaaaaaagaaaaaaaaagaatttaacacCCAAGGCCCTCAAATATCAAAACTTGCTGTAATGTGTGAAACTTTATTTGATTGAGAAGGTAATATTACATTCAGGAAATTTCCCTAACTTCATTCTTGTTTTTAAaagttgtttgaaaaaaaaaatagttttaatttttttgttgttgatatcAAAGTTAGTCCTTTCTTTCTTCTGGCATCACAAAAAGCTCCAAGATAAATTAAGAAATACCTCATTGCAAAAGAAAAAAGCATGTTCATAgatctttttacatttattacaGCCCTAAAAAGTCTCAAATTGAACTCAGTAAACCTGCAGAAATTCTGAAAAAGCTGATAAAACCCTTATTGGAATTATTCTATATTTTGTTCATCCCCTAAGGGAAATTCAATATTTAGTATTCTATATGTAGATAATACATGATTTAATGTGTACATAAAGAAGTGCTGTGTGTTGATCAGTCTGTCTTTTTAATATATCTGCACACTAGGGAATAATGAATTAGACTGTAATGGTTGAACAAATGGACTATAAGAATGATTGAAAaactttgaaaatgttttttcttctcatAGACGACTAGTATTTACTTTTAATATTGTGTCATTTATTACACTTTCCATTGCAGAGCCCACTTACAGAAACCCAGCCCATGACCGTTTCCGAGGGTTCAACTTCCCCCACTCACAAGAAATGATGAAAATCTTTCACAAGCGTTTTGGTCTCCATCAGTTCAGGTTCAATCAACTGGAGGCAATTAATGCAACACTTCTGGGTGAAGATACATTTGTTTTGATGCCAACAGGTCAGTAGCAAACCCACATGGAGTGGAAAAGAGTGGCACAGTTTAGAGTGTCAGGTGGTGTGAACATGCCTGTTTTTGCCCTGTACTGATGTGTTTTGTAGGAGGAGGTAAAAGCCTTTGCTACCAGCTGCCGGCCTGTGTGTTACCAGGCGTGACTGTGGTCGTCTCCCCACTCAAATCACTGATTGTGGACCAGGTCCAGAAATTAACCACTCTGGATGTGAGTATGAATCAGGACTAtaaggatttttattttttttgtcttgttcctGTCATCATTAAGTGAATGTGTTGTTGATCCTTTTCAGATCCCAGCGACAAATCTGTCTGGAGACAAAAGTGACAGTGAAGCCTCAAGGATTTACATGCAGCTTTCCAGAAAAGACCCCGTAGTAAAACTGCTGTATGTCACACCTGAAAAGGTAaggtttttttcctgttctaGCTGGTTTTATATCTGTAAACCTTTCTGATGAGTAAGGTCAAATGCATGTTTTCTTCTCCTCAAGGTTAGTGCAAGTAACAAGCTGATCTCGGCCATGCAGAACCTGTACGAACGAGGCCTTCTGACCCGGTTTGTCATAGATGAAGCCCATTGTGTCAGTCAGGTGGGTTCAGTGGCATTTCCAGGATCTGCAGTGTGTTAATATTTTACAAACAACTCACTGAATGAGCCTGTAACTTTAATTCTATCAGTGGGGTCACGATTTCCGTCCTGACTACAAGAGGTTGCATGAACTACGCCAGAAGTTCCCCAATGTGCCCATGATGGCTCTGACTGCCACCGCCACCCCTCGTGTCCAGAAGGACATTCTGAACCAGCTGAATATGACTCGTCCACAAGTGTACGTACATCTCAGcctttgtcctgtgtctctaACTGCTGTGCCACTTTCATATTACTTAGTTTGAACCTACAAAATAAATTGCACATTCTTCATCTGATATATTTCCAGGTTTACTATGAGCTTCAACCGAACAAATCTGAAGTACTCTGTGCtccccaaaaaacccaaaaaggttGATGAGGACTGCACCAGTTGGATCAAGAAGCACTACCCGAGTAAATAATTTAGAacaactttttctatttttagcACCGCCCCATAAATGTTTTGTTGAATATTCAGCTCAGATTTGTAGGTGAAGACATTCTGAGTCTCAGTTTTGAGTTTTTACAGTGAGAAATTTCTCAGTGGTGAAGGAAAATGCCCCATATCAATTTCTTACTACTTGTGCAAAAATACATTGATGTTTGGGAACTACAGATTTCATCATATTTGAAGCGTATTACATCCCAAATCTAGTATCAAAATGATCTAAAATCACCACTCTGTACAATTATTGGTTACTATGCCAAGCTGTCttcatataataataaaaaaatgaggATTTAGATCTGACTAATTTTGTCCTTTAACTGCATCTCTTCATGTTTCAGGAGATTCAGGCATTGTGTACTGTCTGTCTCGTAACGACTGTGATGCTATGGCTGAGAGTCTGCAGAGAGCAGGCATACTCGCATTGTCATATCACGCAGGCCTGAGTGACGGTGACAGAGAATATGTGCAGAGCAAGTGGATCAATCAGGACGGCTGCCAGGTGAGGTTACGCCCCATCAGAAATAGTGAATAAATATTACAGGCAGCACTTAATACTAAAAACATGGAAATACTGTACATGTAAACCTGGTGCTGGAAGCTCTAATAATAAAGGAGCGTGATAGCATGAAATATACCAATCTGGATTCACTGATAAAGTAAAAGACTAAAATTTGCAGTGAAAAATAAACTCcaacaaaaatgaatatgtaCAAAAACTGAGTAGAAAAATAAATTAGAATTATAGGTCAAAACAACTTTATTTCAGTGTTCCTTGATGTTTATGGCCTATAGAAAACAACAGTAACATGACTTTTCACAACATGGGTCCTTTTGGTAAAGACAAGTTTGGTAAATGTTGTTTGACGCCAGTGAACGAAGGATACACAATAATTCTAAAGAGTAAATGAACCCAAACAACTAAATTAAGGCAAATATGGTattgtaaataaaattaatatgAAGCCACACAATTCAAGACTGTACGAACTGTCATCATCAGAATTATTATAACACTTGGTATTTTCACTGGGATACATTAATTAACTGTAAGTTCTTTTATTGCATGTAAATGATAATAGTGTATCCCGCACTGCAGCTCATCTTAAAATTGATAAATTGAACTGTTGGTATTTGCACATACTACAAGTACTGCcgtgaaaatatatatttttttgtcctttcagGTCATCTGTGCCACCATCGCCTTTGGTATGGGCATTGACAAGCCTGATGTGCGCTACGTGATCCATGCCAGCCTACCAAAGTCAGTGGAGGGTTACTATCAGGAGTCTGGGAGAGCCGGCAGAGACGGAGACATCTCACACTGCATTCTGTTCTACTCTTACTCTGACGTTCACCGCATCAAGAGGATCATCAGCAGTATGTGGAAACCGTTAAAGATTGTATTGATATTTGGATTccagtgtgttttgtttgttttgggttttttctgtCATCAGATCATGAGATGGTGTGAGTTAAAAGAGAAAAGACTGTCTGTTAGTGAcatgttgtttgttgttctagTGGACAGAGAGGGTGACAGACACGCCAAGGCGACTCATTTCAACAACCTCCACAGCATGGTGCACTTCTGTGAGAATTCGATGGAGTGCCGCAGAATTCAGCTGCTGGCGTATTTTGGAGAGCTGAAGTTCAACAAAAGCTTCTGCAAAGACCACCCTGATGTCAGCTGTGACAACTGCATGAAACCCAACGTAGGAATCATTCTTTTCAATTCTTTTTGCTCACGTTTTTGCTTGTTTCCACTGTGGTTGCAATGTTCCCATATTTTCATGTATGTGCAGCAATACAAGATGAGAAATGTGACGGACGATGTGAAGAAGATCGTGAGGTTTGTCCAAGAGAACTGCGAGAAAGTTGGAGCAAGGTTTGGTAAAACTGCTCAACAAACCCGCCTGACACTGAACATGCTGGTGGATATCTTCATAGGTACGGcacatgaaataaaaaatgagCGTATCAGTGAAAGTAGCTGGTTCTATGTCTAGGTTGAGTGGTATTTGTCACTTTAAGATGTTTCCTTCTTTCAGGATCAAAGTCTGCCAAGATACAGACAGGAATGTTTGGGATAGGAGCGGCGTACTCCAGACACAACGCTGACCGTCTCTTCAAAAAACTGGTTCTGGACAACGTTCTAGTAGAGGATCTGTACATCACCAACGGTGGTCAGGCCGTCGCTTATGTCTCAGCTGGACCAAAAGCAATGAACATTCAGACAGGAAACATGCAGGTAAAGTGTCCACCATCAGCAGTTTGTGGAAAGTTACCCCTGATTTCCACCAGGAAGCCTCTCAAAAGTGGCATGTTGTATCTGCCGTGTTTTTTCAGCTTCAACCATAAGCAAAATATGGGccacagagtacattttttttcttttagtttgctTTAATTTCTTTTACTGTCCTGCTCTAGTTTGCAAAGTTAATACAGTTCAGCAGAAATCTGAAGGACATGGATCAAATACTTGTAGCTGTGATTAAGTTGTTAAAATCTATTCATCCACAAATTTGTTTCATATCAGTATTTCAAAGTAGTGTCATTATTGACATTGAGATTGTTATTTGTATGTAATCAGGAGTCTGCATGgggtgttttattttgaaatttgaCCAGATCCTTGTATctgacttcctgtctacctcatcTAACCTGTGTTGCTTGGTATGACCATAAAGTAGGTTTGTCATAAACAGACTCGCTGTGTATTTTTAGTGAAGTGGGCAGCCAAACTGGTTCTGAGACTTTTCTGGTGGAAACATGAGTACTGTGTAGACTGGCTACTCAACTCCAGCTGCCAAGACGCTGCTATAATGCGACAGACAGATCCAGTGGAAATCAGGGTTTAGGAGAATGAGGCAATGTTCATTAGGTTTTGGGTTGTGATCATTCCTAACTTGTCTATATAGGTGGAGTTCTATGAGACGGAGAGTGCGTCCAGCATCAGGAGACATAAAGCTTCTGTGGCTAAAAATGTCTCCCAGAGAGAGGAGATGGTTCAGAAGTGTCTGACGGAGCTGATGGATCTATGCAAGCAGCTAGGAAAAGCATTCGGCATTCACTATTACAACATTTTCTCAACTGCCACCCTGAAAAAGATAGctggtaattgtttttttttttttaatatcaagctctttttttattttcaattttcaaatgtacaacaagaaacatacaacttgaacatgaaactgttgtatccagttccagtccaactgcccccccaccccacccagttCACCCACCCCAAATACTGGACTTTTGTTAAGTTTATATACAGCTGGAGATAATATActtatatacaaaaatatataaactccatttaaatatatgtacagacacatacttatgtacaatacatacaatacatatacACGTGCATTTTGTAAgttcacatacacataaataaataaggggaaagaaaatttaaaataaataagttaaaaggAACACATTGGAATTATACAGACATGTTGGTAGCTACCATACCTTCTACATACCTGATAAATGGCCTCCAGGTGGCATAGAACTTGAGCGGGTAATTTTTAACCTTTAAGATCTCTTGATTCAAGACCCTGCATGACATGTTGCAGTTTGTCATGTGATATACATGTGTTttgtaactgtattttatttatttatttgtttttttcaacaaacaGAAAAGCTTTCGTCCGATCCAGAGGTGCTCCTTCAGATTGATGGTGTTACAGAGGACAAACTGGAGAAATATGGGGCTGAAGTCATCCAGGTCCTGCAGAAGTACTCTGAATGGAAGCTGCCTGGTGAGACGCTACGTTCAACTGTCGTCGTCTTCTTTTGCACATGTATTAAATCTGTCTGTTTCTGCAGCAGAGGAACAGACAGACAACACTGATGACGGGTGGATAGACACGACACGAGGCCGAGACCTTTTTGATGAGGAGGAAGACTCTGAATCATCCACCTACTTCCGTAAACAAGGCGCACAGGGACAAAAGCGCAAGAAAGGCCCGTTCTTTAAATATTCCAAGAAACGTAAAGCTTATGGAAACTCCAATACCTCTTACTCTAAAGGGTCTGTAGTGTGTTTGACATTTCATCATTCAATTCAGGATCACATTTACCCACCTGGTGGCTCACTTTGTTTTCTCTTTCCCCCTTGTTCTTCGTCGTTGGATTCAGTCGTGGCTACAGCAACAGCGGCAGCAATCAGTGGAGGTCATCGTCCAGCTCCAGAGGTGGATCTAAAGGTTATTCCGGGTCTGCGGGTCGGGGGTCCAGGGCCTCAGCGGGAGACTCATCAGCAGGCAGGAGGCCAGGTTTCTTAGCTGCTCCGACTCCACAAACCAACCCACGACCCTTTTTAAAACCAACCTTTTCACACTTAAACTAGGACCATTAGCACCGGGATAAGGAGACGTTTACACTAAGATACTTTAAATTTCTgctatatttgcatatttttatgcTGTGCATAGTTGTTATGAGGTCTAATTTTATAAGTGtaaaattgtaattatttttgACTGTAAatctgtgatgtgtgtattttttatatttaataaaaaaaatgtcaaatactgCTGGAAGTGTTTACATCATACACAGAGGAACAGAAACTGAtctgatacaaacacacaaagacttATGTTTTTATTCAATGTTTATTTCAAGTTTGAATAGTTTTATTTAATGGCACCAGTTACAAGGGACTATTGGAGAGAAACAACATTTTATACTGACTTGTACAGAAGGTTACCTACAGTACAAACATGGGTTCGGAATGGATTAGACTGAACAAGAACTGGATTTGGCACatggatttatatatatatatatatacttttatatataACGTAATTAAACAGCAATCTCCAATCCCAGGACAGAACGATGCAGACTACATAACACGCCACCAGACATGGATATTATGCATATACACTTACTGACGTGTATGCATGGTCCTGTGAGGGTCTGTCTACTGGGAGCTGGCAGAGGGGCCAAGAGCAAATCAAGATGTCTTCATCCTCTTGGATCTACATGTGTCATCCATGTTAATATGGGTGTGAATGGGGAAAATACATTGATAGCCAATTTAGTGGTGTTTTCCATCATAATCTTCCAAAATGTTTAAAGAATTGCCATCTGAAACACTCTAGTTTGCAAAGTCTAGATTTGATAAAGTGATTCTATGTTGAAAATATGCAGCAAAACACAGGGGATGGACTAAAAAACCGGTGCATGTTAAAACAGATgctgttaatttaaaaaaaaaaaaaaaaatctgaaccaaTTTGGTACCTTATGCACACTGCTGCACTAAAACCAGGATGTCAAAATTATTAAAGTATTTGTCTCATGGGATCACATTAAACTACTGGTATTTCTGTCACTGAATCCATTCCCCAGACTGTAAATTtgtctgcactggaaaaaatcaaaatcataccaaagtgtatttttctcattttgagtcaaaatatctcatcacacttaaaataagacataatcatctaaagagtaactttacagtgagatataagaacttatttttagacaacagatcttgaaaaccttattttcaaaaaatcttaccaagataattttcacttattggcactttttttttttttttttccttgattcaagattttttttgctgaattaagattttgttttgctcaattcaagattttttttttttaattcaagaatttttttttgcttaattcaatatttttttttgcttaattcaagatttagttttgcttcattcaagactttttttttttgtgcttaatttaaggtttcttttttgcttaatttaagtttttttttgcgtaattcaagattttgttttgctcaattcaagattttattcttaattcaagattttttttgcttaattccagattctttttttttttccttaattgcttaagtcaagatttttttgctcaattcaaaaatttattcttaattcaagatttttttttgcttcattccagattttgttttgcttaattcaagattttttttttttttttttgcttgatttaagtttttttatttttgcttatttcaagattttttcacttaattcaagattttttcatttaattccaagatttttttttttgcttaattcaagattttttttgcttaattcaaaattttgttttgcttaatcaagattttttgctcaattcaagattttgttttaattaattcaagatttttttttgtttgtttgcttaattcaaaaaattcaaaaaatctgccaatggaacaagtgaaaatcatcatggtaagatttcttgaaataagattttcaagatctattgtttaaaaataagttcttccatctcactgtaaagttactctttaggcgattatgtcttattttaagtgtgatgagatattttgactagaaatgagaaaaatacacttggtcagatttcgatttttttccagtgtggatcTTCAATGCTGCTGTTTAAGGATGGACGTGTCAGTTCTAATATTATTAACAATGGATGACAAAAGTCAAATAACCTGCAAAATACATAAAGGTGACACAGCAACTGAAATATAAAGGTCAAGTCAGGTTTGTCCCAGGAATCGAGCCTGTAAAGACAAATTAAAGATGGATGTGGGGCTGCCCGGTGAACAGTACAAACAGTGTTcagacaggggggggggggggcaccggtTTTCCTCTTGGCCTGGGTAATGTTTACGCATGGTGTAGTCTGAAGTACAGCTGACAGGAATCTTTGTGTCTGTCTCCATTCCTTCATCTTTGCCACTTTGGTAAACTGCAGAGTTATAGGGTCCAGGCACAGGGAAATATCTGTCACTTAACAATGaaacagcaaagaaaaacatCTGCACGAGAGGTCTCTAAAGGAAGATGGATGTTTAGAAAAGATTATTACTCAATGCAACCGTCTCAGCGTCACATCATCATAATGGTTAAGCAAAACAGCAATTTCAGTAAGTGGTTTTCTTGAAACGAAGAACACATTTCACTTATCAAATATTATTCCTTGTCAGGTTTTTATACACAAGTTTGTAAATCTTTGCTCTTACAGCGTTCACTGATTATTGCTCCTTGAATAATGCTGCCTTTTTGTAATTGTTGCATGTTCATAGAGACCACTGAAGCTACATAATGCTGATAGATGTATGAGAAACTTACGCAGACTGACCTTTAAAGGTGTCCCGCTAAAAACTCAGCACAGACACGCTGACCTTTATGTCACTAAAGAAGTAATAAATATGAAGTGGATctacacaaaaaaaagtctctcctGCTTCAGGTTCTCACAAGGAAATATGTGCTTTATGTTGCATCTGCTTTACTGGACGTTTCAGAGTTCAAATTATTGACATATATGACAACTTCCTTGCCTGTGTAACACTAATAATTTAATATTCCAACTAGCAGTGTGCTGGTAAATGTCGGTGCTGCTCCCTCCACCAAAGGTAACTAAAGGTTGTGAAATATAATGAGCTACAGGAGTGGATCCAGCCACAACGCCAAAGTGCATGCTACACCGTGGTCAGAACTACAGCTTAGCTAAGGGCTGACGCTCTCACATTATACAGGAGCAAACACTACAAAGAGTGTAGCACCAGTCAGGCCTTTTGTTGGAGCAGCCACAGGTGCTGATTTTTGGGGAGtttagttaaaaaataaaaaaattaaaaaaaaaaagccgactGAAAGCAAGCAACCCTGCACAGCCATAATTAGAGCGATGAGTCAACAAGTGCCTCTCATTTCCAATTTATTCTTAAAAACTCAACTTCCCAAGAAGCAGACCGATCACTTGAATCTCTCTCTAAAGATATCCCTCAGTCTTTCCTTCCCCTTTCGCTCATTTCACGCCtctcacttttcttttcttcctgcaAGTCCCTCGCcttttgcaaaagaaaaaaaaaaagttgaaaaaatggACTTCACTCTCTTCTGTCTAGACTACCTTCAACTCGAGTCTTGTTTCCATTCCTACGTACAGACACGCTAACACACTCACTTACACCTGCACTAAGTACAGGAGGtggacacacaaaacaaaaaacagattttaccCAGAATCCACCAGGCCTTGACGGTTATTGCTCCCTTGAGCTTTGAGGCAGAAAAGCCTGAACCACAAATCAAATCTGCACATAATAAGTAGAAAGAGGGGAAAAGTTTTAGATTCCTTCCCTTCTTACTGGTTTTGCTAAACATaggtcaagtttttttctttttgttgcagatcccaaaaaataaaataaaataaacatatcaGTCATGCTTGTAGTCCCCTCTTCAAACTCTTCAAGTAAATGAACAATGAAAGATGagagtttaaaatgtattttaaaaagtaTTTATGGCAGTAGAACAAAACATCATTCTATACAAATACGTGTTTATCAGTTGCCTTGATGTGGAGGCTGATTTTCTGCTGGTAGAGAAATAAGAGGTTGAGTGGATCTGGATAAAAACCCTGTTTTTTTTAGACCCCCCTTCCATATTTCCATAAATGCTTCTGACCTCACTTAAAACAGCGCTAAAAAAGGTATAATTTAATCTtca
It encodes:
- the blm gene encoding Bloom syndrome protein homolog isoform X2, translated to MSSLPQNNLKEQLARHSNAAQTKLSLAKPKPGTFSFKKKSSSGTTKVEVPTKVISTNVLANRNVNVLKDTLVTKSPLTLSNKLEIPQKSKINNFFPVNSKCKSDSISSAGDCSGQLTSAPTDVTASTAPTKSGGNGSNSTNLDGSLGFPMEDWDDLDDFETPVKGKNDSFSSETSERKSRTVQSPSEEKTGPSLVKMDLTNGCPTKNVFSNSEKTNLNTNKVHSGANKDAASPRPFLSLDPFESDEEDFPLKVTRRRVPAQTVMSDSGEDSDTVLEPFKEMRDSKNKETHSKAIEIIDNSEPEDDLDYIPPSPIPDETPCPSFTMETKCKSNGAENGDNPVQSKGPPQTVTSDKHSQDTTGDQLFSVMESICSLVDSIPEHELIALSCGSELLLKRAQRKRILATGNDVFLRMQQPDSTVLSESSFKEKSPVSCDLSSSRSTAANYQDPPQIRRSSVISVNYDSDPSNSVTNAKPSNKKNYQTVYTENESDFNSPSTNSLINQDYSKKTLTDFEDSVLFFSPKKPEPVVQSSGNGNKSNPSAATTTTEAIDPDDFYIDDFDIDDFNDSDIPDYFDEPTTSSVSQQNTTPGATTVKGGASKSLWEKKPATPAPARKPAQISSPEPTYRNPAHDRFRGFNFPHSQEMMKIFHKRFGLHQFRFNQLEAINATLLGEDTFVLMPTGGGKSLCYQLPACVLPGVTVVVSPLKSLIVDQVQKLTTLDIPATNLSGDKSDSEASRIYMQLSRKDPVVKLLYVTPEKVSASNKLISAMQNLYERGLLTRFVIDEAHCVSQWGHDFRPDYKRLHELRQKFPNVPMMALTATATPRVQKDILNQLNMTRPQVFTMSFNRTNLKYSVLPKKPKKVDEDCTSWIKKHYPRDSGIVYCLSRNDCDAMAESLQRAGILALSYHAGLSDGDREYVQSKWINQDGCQVICATIAFGMGIDKPDVRYVIHASLPKSVEGYYQESGRAGRDGDISHCILFYSYSDVHRIKRIISMDREGDRHAKATHFNNLHSMVHFCENSMECRRIQLLAYFGELKFNKSFCKDHPDVSCDNCMKPNQYKMRNVTDDVKKIVRFVQENCEKVGARFGKTAQQTRLTLNMLVDIFIGSKSAKIQTGMFGIGAAYSRHNADRLFKKLVLDNVLVEDLYITNGGQAVAYVSAGPKAMNIQTGNMQVEFYETESASSIRRHKASVAKNVSQREEMVQKCLTELMDLCKQLGKAFGIHYYNIFSTATLKKIAEKLSSDPEVLLQIDGVTEDKLEKYGAEVIQVLQKYSEWKLPAEEQTDNTDDGWIDTTRGRDLFDEEEDSESSTYFRKQGAQGQKRKKGPFFKYSKKRKAYGNSNTSYSKGRGYSNSGSNQWRSSSSSRGGSKGYSGSAGRGSRASAGDSSAGRRPGFLAAPTPQTNPRPFLKPTFSHLN
- the blm gene encoding Bloom syndrome protein homolog isoform X1, giving the protein MSSLPQNNLKEQLARHSNAAQTKLSLAKPKPGTFSFKKKSSSGTTKVEVPTKVISTNVLANRNVNVLKDTLVTKSPLTLSNKLEIPQKSKINNFFPVNSKCKSDSISSAGDCSGQLTSAPTDVTASTAPTKSGGNGSNSTNLDGSLGFPMEDWDDLDDFETPVKGKNDSFSSETSERKSRTVQSPSEEKTGPSLVKMDLTNGCPTKNVFSNSEKTNLNTNKVHSGANKDAASPRPFLSLDPFESDEEDFPLKVTRRRVPAQTVMSDSGEDSDTVLEPFKEMRDSKNKETHSKAIEIIDNSEPEDDLDYIPPSPIPDETPCPSFTMETKCKSNGAENGDNPVQSKGPPQTVTSDKHSQDTTGDQLFSVMESICSLVDSIPEHELIALSCGSELLLKRAQRKRILATGNDVFLRMQQPDSTVLSESSFKEKSPVSCDLSSSRSTAANYQDPPQIRRSSVISVNYDSDPSNSVTNAKPSNKKNYQTVYTENESDFNSPSTNSLINQDYSKKTLTDFEDSVLFFSPKKPEPVVQSSGNGNKSNPSAATTTTEAIDPDDFYIDDFDIDDFNDSDIPDYFDEPTTSSVSQQNTTPGATTVKGGASKSLWEKKPATPAPARKPAQISSPEPTYRNPAHDRFRGFNFPHSQEMMKIFHKRFGLHQFRFNQLEAINATLLGEDTFVLMPTGGGKSLCYQLPACVLPGVTVVVSPLKSLIVDQVQKLTTLDIPATNLSGDKSDSEASRIYMQLSRKDPVVKLLYVTPEKVSASNKLISAMQNLYERGLLTRFVIDEAHCVSQWGHDFRPDYKRLHELRQKFPNVPMMALTATATPRVQKDILNQLNMTRPQVFTMSFNRTNLKYSVLPKKPKKVDEDCTSWIKKHYPRDSGIVYCLSRNDCDAMAESLQRAGILALSYHAGLSDGDREYVQSKWINQDGCQVICATIAFGMGIDKPDVRYVIHASLPKSVEGYYQESGRAGRDGDISHCILFYSYSDVHRIKRIISMDREGDRHAKATHFNNLHSMVHFCENSMECRRIQLLAYFGELKFNKSFCKDHPDVSCDNCMKPNQYKMRNVTDDVKKIVRFVQENCEKVGARFGKTAQQTRLTLNMLVDIFIGSKSAKIQTGMFGIGAAYSRHNADRLFKKLVLDNVLVEDLYITNGGQAVAYVSAGPKAMNIQTGNMQVEFYETESASSIRRHKASVAKNVSQREEMVQKCLTELMDLCKQLGKAFGIHYYNIFSTATLKKIAEKLSSDPEVLLQIDGVTEDKLEKYGAEVIQVLQKYSEWKLPAEEQTDNTDDGWIDTTRGRDLFDEEEDSESSTYFRKQGAQGQKRKKGPFFKYSKKRKAYGNSNTSYSKGRGYSNSGSNQWRSSSSSRGGSKGYSGSAGRGSRASAGDSSAGRRPGFLAAPTPQTNPRPFLKPTFSHLN
- the blm gene encoding Bloom syndrome protein homolog isoform X3, with protein sequence MSSLPQNNLKEQLARHSNAAQTKLSLAKPKPGTFSFKKKSSSGTTKVEVPTKVISTNVLANRNVNVLKDTLVTKSPLTLSNKLEIPQKSKINNFFPVNSKCKSDSISSAGDCSGQLTSAPTDVTASTAPTKSGGNGSNSTNLDGSLGFPMEDWDDLDDFETPVKGKNDSFSSETSERKSRTVQSPSEEKTGPSLVKMDLTNGCPTKNVFSNSEKTNLNTNKVHSGANKDAASPRPFLSLDPFESDEEDFPLKVTRRRVPAQTVMSDSGEDSDTVLEPFKEMRDSKNKETHSKAIEIIDNSEPEDDLDYIPPSPIPDETPCPSFTMETKCKSNGAENGDNPVQSKGPPQTVTSDKHSQDTRDQLFSVMESICSLVDSIPEHELIALSCGSELLLKRAQRKRILATGNDVFLRMQQPDSTVLSESSFKEKSPVSCDLSSSRSTAANYQDPPQIRRSSVISVNYDSDPSNSVTNAKPSNKKNYQTVYTENESDFNSPSTNSLINQDYSKKTLTDFEDSVLFFSPKKPEPVVQSSGNGNKSNPSAATTTTEAIDPDDFYIDDFDIDDFNDSDIPDYFDEPTTSSVSQQNTTPGATTVKGGASKSLWEKKPATPAPARKPAQISSPEPTYRNPAHDRFRGFNFPHSQEMMKIFHKRFGLHQFRFNQLEAINATLLGEDTFVLMPTGGGKSLCYQLPACVLPGVTVVVSPLKSLIVDQVQKLTTLDIPATNLSGDKSDSEASRIYMQLSRKDPVVKLLYVTPEKVSASNKLISAMQNLYERGLLTRFVIDEAHCVSQWGHDFRPDYKRLHELRQKFPNVPMMALTATATPRVQKDILNQLNMTRPQVFTMSFNRTNLKYSVLPKKPKKVDEDCTSWIKKHYPRDSGIVYCLSRNDCDAMAESLQRAGILALSYHAGLSDGDREYVQSKWINQDGCQVICATIAFGMGIDKPDVRYVIHASLPKSVEGYYQESGRAGRDGDISHCILFYSYSDVHRIKRIISMDREGDRHAKATHFNNLHSMVHFCENSMECRRIQLLAYFGELKFNKSFCKDHPDVSCDNCMKPNQYKMRNVTDDVKKIVRFVQENCEKVGARFGKTAQQTRLTLNMLVDIFIGSKSAKIQTGMFGIGAAYSRHNADRLFKKLVLDNVLVEDLYITNGGQAVAYVSAGPKAMNIQTGNMQVEFYETESASSIRRHKASVAKNVSQREEMVQKCLTELMDLCKQLGKAFGIHYYNIFSTATLKKIAEKLSSDPEVLLQIDGVTEDKLEKYGAEVIQVLQKYSEWKLPAEEQTDNTDDGWIDTTRGRDLFDEEEDSESSTYFRKQGAQGQKRKKGPFFKYSKKRKAYGNSNTSYSKGRGYSNSGSNQWRSSSSSRGGSKGYSGSAGRGSRASAGDSSAGRRPGFLAAPTPQTNPRPFLKPTFSHLN